CGGACCTTAGCTCCATGGAACAATATGCTACTGCTGAAACATGGAAGAATTGAAATCTTAGATCAAAACACTATGTATGGGTGGTATGAACTGCCTAAACAACAATTCGTGAACAACGAACAACCGGAGCCTTTACACGCTACATCAATAAATTTCCATTGATGAAAGATGTAAATCCATTGGAAAACGAAAAAGACGCATGTCCGTTGAAATGGGTGTTGTTATCTGCTCCAATAAAGAATAGTCGTTGGTTTGTTTGAATGACTGaataaaatcaaaataaaataccCTATATCGATGATACACATTACAATTGACTGAGCCAAATTTTAATTGTTTTGTGCCGAAGTAAAGATATCCACGGAGCGGTTCATCCTATTCATTCATATATTCACGACCAAGAAATACTGGATTCTCTTTCGGATAGGCCCTGAAAGTAGAAGAAAGACTGGAATGTCTATTATAGAATTCATCTGATTCGATAGTGCCTAGGGGAGGGCATAATCcagtccggaccggaaaaatggactgGTCCGAACCGGAATCTAccggaaccggaattaaaaaATCTGGTTCGGTCCCCGGTCCAACATTTTTAAAGatttcggtccggtccggtcttggactgGAATTTTTCGGTCCAGACCGGAAAAACCggaattattgtattttttttaaaaaaaaatattatatataaaaaaaaacaagTGTACGCCTATTTAATCCGGTCTAACCGGTCCATTCTGATCCAACCGGTCCGGTTTTTTGGACCGAAATTTGAAAAAGAGGGTATGTAAAAAtaattccggtccggtccggtgtTGGACCGGAATTTTTCTGGTCCGGTCTCCGGTCCATGATTTTTTTGGATTCCGGTTCTGGTCCATTCCGGACCGGTGCCCAGCCCTAATAGTGCCTATTTTGAAAACGTACAGTGAGAATGGGTAAGTCAACAATCCTTAGAACGGACTATGTAATTTATCTAGCTACTGAGTTACATTACGGGCAGCATCGGTTTCTATTATATCAATCTCCCCTTGTCAAATTTCTATTGAAGCATACACTCGAGGAGGGGAAGGGGAGGGGGGATGATTTCAAAGTAGGCTCCCTCTTTATTAGATAGAGAAGGTCGCCAAGATTTCGTGATCCACTGCCGAACGTAAAGATGTTGGATCAATATCAATCTGAGATCTTGTAATTCAATGAGCATTCTCGATATTATGCCTTGAAGAGGACTCTAACCTCCACGCTCTTTAGCACGAAATTTCGAGCCAAGACATCTTGAAAGTGATTCGTATTCAATGAATATGATATCTATCTAGTGTAATGAAGGGAATATATCATAAAGGTGGAGTGTTGGAGTATTTTTATTGATCGGGCATATAGGCCCACGCCGGACATCCAATTGCTTCGATTTCCATTATCCGGAGGATGCCTTATACCgattgattatatatatatatatgtgtgtgtgtgtgtgtgtgtgtgtgtgtgtgtgtgtgtgtgtgtgtgtgtgtgtgtgtgtgtgtgtgtgtgtgtgtgtgtgtgtataaaagatggacaatcATACCTATTTTTCGATTCAACAGAAGCCTAAAGAGATGAATAGGGTCCCATATAACGAGAGATGAAAAAAGCAGGACCAATTTCGCCTCTTCCTAATCTTAGATGGAATGGGACGACGCAGGGATCCATATGTAAAGATAGTATCTATTTAGATATGCTCGAAGGACCCCTTCTTATGATGAGCATGTATAGAACCCTATTGTACATGGTTCGGTATGAAATTTATAATCGTGGAATAGGCTCGATCATCAAATTCTAGATTGTAAGTTCATAAACCTAGCCCATTACCATTTTGAGCGGAGGAACAAATATACTAATTCCTTGATTCCAGTTAGTAAGAGGGGTCTTGAAGAAAGAAGTAGACTTTAGAAGCTAGAAATGGGTATCCTGAGCAATTACTGTAACACCctacggtaattgaagaggtccagtgataggcttaaatgactagtgcttaaagggattggaagtactactcatatcaacaaagtgcactttcttttatggtcatccatgtgaaagaactccaaagttaagcatgcttggctgggagtagtcttaggatgggtgacctcttgggaagatttccgggatgcgcatgagtgaggacaaaatgcgctgtaaaggacccgtgttgatctgtgggccatgtacacagcctggtgagctatcacaagtaaccgctcccgacccggtttgggccggggtgttacaagtggtatcagagcaaccctgcgaccgtgtggtgatcggaggcagttgttatacgctcctggaggcagtggttatacgctccattgtgatcacacacctagcgggggaggattctgggttagcggttatgctcccaggcgcaacgaggatgttgcgttcttcaagtgggggtgactgtaacaccccacggtaattgaagaggtccagtgataggcttaaatgactagtgcttaaagggattggaagtactactcatatcaacaaagtgcactttcttttatggtcatccttgtgaaagaactccaaagttaagcatgcttggctgggagtagtcttaggatgggtgacctcctgggaagatttccgggatgcgcatgagtgaggacaaaatgcgctgtaaaggacccgtgttgatctgtgggccatgtacacagcctggtgagctatcacaagtaaccgctcccgacccggtttgggccggggtgttacaattacaaTAATCCGGTTCATTGATATTTCTTGTATAGTAGATGATATCACACATACAATCATACTCAATTAGATGGAATTCTTTGAACTTAAGGGGGATTTTCTATAATTTCGCATGTGAGGGTTTATTTCTTGATTTCGTCCAGTCATTAATAACTTGAATATTTTTAGATAAGAGTAGATAAAAAGAACGCTCGTAAGGAGCCCTATTAAAACTAATATAGGTTTGTCTACCACCCACACCAGAATAAATATAGTTTTCCGTAAGAAAAAAACTTGTTAGTGGAGGAAGACCGTGTAGGGATAAGAGACATAGGCTAAAGAGAGAGCCAAAAAGGATCTTTCGTGTATAATCCTACATCATCTTTAATGTTATTAATTCTGATACGTAAACCAAATAATACAATACAAGTAAAAGTTCCTAGATTCATGGAGATATATAATAGCATATAAGTTATCATGTTTGCATATCCATCATTTGAGTCTCAAACAATTATTCGAATAATTACATATCTTATTTGACCTATGGACGAATATGCAAGCATACTTTTTATGCTTGTTTAGTAATAACAATCATATTCCCCAATATCATGCTAAGAATAGCTAGTATTTCGAGAAGAAGATGTCATTCATTTGATGAGAAATAAGAAAGGAATATCAAAAATTTGAGTGGCTGAAGATGAAGCAGCTACTTTCGAAGTAACGGAAAGAAACGCAACGACTGGAGTAGGAGAGTTAGAGTCGAAAAGAGGATTTCTCACTTATTTTTCTCATTCAAAACCGTGCATGAGACTTTTATCTCGCACGACTGCTAAGtgataaaagaaagaagatgagttcttctttcttttttgatTACCTTCCCTGCGTATGTATCCTTGCTCATTATCAGACAACACTTATTCACAAACCTCGCGTAGGTTAATAAGTTTCATTTCCCGTCTCATGGAAAACCTTTTTCGCTCCGCTTAGCCTTATCCCTCTCTAGGCGTATTTTAGTGATAGGTTCAGTAAGAACTGGACGATCCTATTTGGTCAAATACTTAGCGATGAACTCCAATGTTCCTTTTATTACGGTATTTTTGAACAAGTTACTGGTTAACAAACTTAAAGGTTTTCTTATTGATGCTAGCAACgacgatattgatattgattCTAGTTACGATATCGATGGTGACCTTGATACGGAGTTAGAGATGCTAACTATGATGAATGCACTAAATATGGATTTGATGCCCGAACTCCACCAATTTTATATCGCCCTTAAATTCGAATTAGCAAAAGCAATGTCTCCTTGCATAATAAGGATTCCAAACATTCATGATCTAGATGTGAATGAGTCGAATTACTTATCTCTCGGCTTCTTAGTGAACTATCTCTCCAGGGATTATGAAAGATGGTCCACTAGAAAtattcttattatttttttttttggtaaaatgtaagtatataaTATATAAGGATATCAATGTACAGAATTCATATGATCAGATTACAATAAATTCTTGCTTTGTAACCATTCCATATCATCTATTCTCAGCTGATTTTTATCCCTCTCTCTTAGCCTACCTTTCATATCATTCATGATCCCTTTTGCAAGCCACTCTGGACGGAGGAGAACCATTTCCTGTCTGCATTTATTGCACTGATGCCATATCATATAAACTGCACATAGCACCACACCATATTGGACTTCCTTTTGAAGCTTTGAGCCTTGTCTGTGTAAGCACCATTCCATGACATTCGTATCAGGATTACCCAACCCAGTGCGTTATTTTACCTGAGATATAACTTGGCTACTATATGGACAAGCAAAGAACAGGTGCTCCTGTGTTTCACTCCCCATTCCACATAGCTGACATCTATCTTCATCTATGACCCCATAGAGCAGCAGTTTACTTTTAGTATGCATAGCCTCATGAGCCCATATCCACCCCGGGAAGTTATGTTTAGGTAGACACCAACCAGTCCAAACTACACACTTCCAGTTCACCCTTGGAGCTTGTCCCTTCAACCACTCATAACATCTAGCAGAGGAGAAACCCTCCCGTTGATGCCATGTTCCATCAGTGTATCCAGCTGCTATGTCCTGCTTCACCTTGCATATTCTTCTCCAAACCCAACTAGAGTTGGAGCTACGTGTATAGTCCATCCATTGCTTCCCTCTCAGATAGTTGCACTCCACCCAATGGACCCAGATAGTGTCCTTTCTCTCAAACACCCAGTCAACTAATTTACCAACTAAAACTTTGTTTCACGTTTCCAGATCCCTTAAACCCAATCCTCCTTCATCTTTTGGCCTGCAAATTTTATCCGATGCCACTAATGGAGATCTCCTGTAGTCTGGACCAACTTCCCAAAGAAAGTTCCTGCAGATTGCCTCAGTTTTACAAATAACACCTTTGGGGAGAACAAAAAGAGATGCCCAATAGCCACATTAAGTTTTAAGCATGACTAAACTAACACCACCCTGCCTGCATATGATAATTTACTTGCTCCATATCCATGTATCTTGGCACAAATTTTCTCTACTAAGCAATCACAGTCTTTCTTCTGAAGACGAGTAGTTTGAATGGGCATACCCATGTATCTGAATGGCAAGCTCCCTTCTGTGAACCCAGATACCTGTAGTATCTCTTGCTTTAGTTGGTCATTAACCCCACAGAAATAAGCACTTGACTTAGCAGGGCTAACCCTTAGTCCTGTAGCTTTTGAGAACGTAGAGAAAAACTTCAGAAGCAACATCATAGAGCCTGCATCTCCCCTACTGAACATCAacacatcatcagcaaacattaagTTAGTAACTCTTAACTGCTTGCACATAGGATGGAATCCAAACTCATAAGTATTTGCAGCATATTTGAGTGTCATTGTCAAGTAGCCCATGCATAGAGTGAAGACCAAAGGCAACAAGGGATCCCCTTGCCTCAAACCCCTCTTCCCTGGGAAGAAACCAAACATCTCACCATTCAGGGATAAGGATAATGAAGCAGTAGTGATGCATTGCATTACTTTGCTTCTAAAACCTTCAGTGAACTTCATCAGCACCATAATTTTATCCACAAACTCCCACTCCACTGTATCATATGCTTTATGTAAATCAATCTTATACATACATCTGGGTGACGTTGAAGGTTTTTCATAGAGTCTTATTAAATCCTGACATATCAAAATGTTTTCTTGAATGCTCCTGTGTTGGATAAAAGCTCCCTGGTTCTTATCAACAATTTGGGGCAGCACCTCAGCCAATCTAGCACACAACAGCTTGGAAATAACCTTGTAAATtacattgcaacaagcaatgggACGGAATTGCATCACAGTCTGTGGTCTATCACATTTGGGAATCAGAGTAAGACTGATAGCATTCAACTGTTTTAAGAGTTTCCCATGATTAAAGAAATCCTGTACAGCTGCAATAACTTCCTTTCCTACCTCTCCCCAAGCATCTTTAAAGAATCTACTGGTGTATCCATCAGGCCCTGGGGACTTTATGTCAGGTATGCTAAAAACTGCCTCTTTCACTTCTTCCCCAGTGACAGGTCTTAGCAAGACAGCATGATGTTCCTCTTTGCATCTAGGACCCTGATCAACAATCTTATTATGAATCCTCTTTGTCCTTTGGCTTGAGCCTAGCAGGTGTTGATAGTAATCAAGAAAAGCAATTTTGACTTGTTCAGGGGTGTCACATAACTTCCCATTCATGTCTTCAATCATGATCGccttattttgatttttttctcttctttataGAGTTATGGAAATAAGCACTATTAGAGTCTCCCTCCTTAGTCCAAAGACTCTTTGCCTTTTGATAGAGAAAACTATCCTTTGCTGTGCTAAGGAATTTAAGCTCCTGAGAAGCCTCATACTCCTGTTGTATCAAAGCCAGGTTAGTAGGATCCTGCCCCAGTTGCTTTTGTAACCCCTCCACTTTCTTCTGAAGAATGCCAGTTGTTTGTTCAATGTCACTAAAACCATCCATATTAAATTTGAGCAATTCAGGCTTTAAGCACTTTAATTTGTTAACCAGTCTGTACATAGGAGAACCCCAGATATTTTGAAGTCAAACCTGCCTTACTATATTTAAGAAATCCTTTGAACTGCCTTacatattaaaatacttgaaACTATTTTTGCCCTTCATTCTCTGATTACTCCCAATCAAGCAAGGAGAGTGGTCAAAAAGACCTTCTGGAAGGAAGTGAGCGTACAGATTAGGGAAATGGTCACACCATGCTTTGTTGACAAGAAATCTATCAAGTCTACTATAGATTCTCTCCTCTGGCCTTTGCTTATTGTTCCAAGTATATAGAGACCCTATAACAGCTATGTCCACTACCTCACAGTCCTCCATACACCCCCTGAAAGGGTCCATTTCAGCAGCTGTAGCATTCCCTCCTATCCTCTCATTTGCAGACATAACACAGTTAAAGTCACCTGCTATGGCCCATGGTCCTTGAACCTGACCTGCAatctttcttaagtgatcccacAGAGGAGCCCTCTCATGAATCCCATTAAAAGCATAGACCATTGTCAAGTAAAAAACTCCTTTATCCAGCAAAGAATCAATCTTCATATGAACATACTGAGCATTGTATTCCATGAAATGTACTCTGAACATTCTAGGTTTCCACGGGATCCATATTCTACCTCCATTGTGATAGCCATTGTTAGTAGATATGCACCACTCAGAATGAAAATTATTAGCTACTTTATTATAAACTctactctttatttttgtttccaaAAGACCAAATAAACCAACTCCCTTATTTTGTAAGAAAAAATTAATATGTTTCTGCTTACCTACTCTATTCATTCCTCTAATATTCCAGAACCCTATACTATCCATTCAAAACTTTCTGAGGAGACAAATTTCCATTACCTTGAGCCCCGTTTTCCTTAGACGGTGAACAAGAATGTGCTCCAAATTCAGTATTACTATATCCCTCTTATTATTGCTTTGGCTCATATTGCTCAAAAGGTGGATCATGCTCTAATAGCTCTGAATAAATTAAATACATGTATTAAAATATGAAGGCTTCTTATTTCACAACCATGAAAGCACTTTTTCACTCTTTCATATACCAGGGGATTTCACTTGGAAAAGAAAATGTTCCATACTAATGGATACGGATCCATAATCATGGGTTCCAATGTACGAGATCTTGTAGCACTTAATAATAAGGTCCTATAGATTAGtattacaaagaagaaatcaattaTAGACATTAATACAATTAGATTCGCTCTTCATAGCCAAACTTGAGATTTTCAATCCCAAGTAAAGATCGGTTCAGGATCATGGAATCTTTTCTATGAGATAGGGAGCGTTGTTGCACAAAATGTATTTCTAAGGAATTGCCCTATAGATcctatatctatctatataaagaagaaatcatgtaACGAAGGGGATTCTTTTTTGTACAAGTGATACTTCGAACTTGAAACGAGCATGAAGAAATTAACGATACTTGTTTATCTTTTGAGTTGTTCTGCCGGATCGGTTGCTCAAGATCTTTGTCTCTACCCGGACctaatgaaaaaaaaagggatCACTTCTTATGGACTCATTGAGAATGATTCTAATCTAGTTCATGGCCTATTAAAAGTCTATTTGATTATGATCGAGTGACAATGTTTCTTCGGCCCGGACTAAAGAATCGCTTAGTTCATTGGGATCTtttctatcttttttttttttttgcaaccgTGAGAAGAGAGTTTTTATACATTTGGCATTTTACTCATTTTGTCAAATGCACTTATTTCAGTAATGCTATAAACTAAGACAACAAAGTAACAACATCGGGTACAATAAGAGTTTtcttgtaacaccctcatacaccaaggtaccttactagggaccaccttagcatatcgaggtgctaccatctcagtttcccgaggtaaagtatatcaagtGGACCATAATAGAACGTTTATAAAAAGTACAAACTGTTTAACCAAACTCAAgctgaaaaccaaaccaaaactgtttacAACACCGAAAAGAAACCAAAAGAAAAACTAATGTTTAAGACAACAGAGGAAGCTAACTAAAGAACATGTGATGACTCTGCCCCGTCCATATCCTCCGAGCTACATCCATATCCAATATCTGCTAAACCAATTACTCAtaatccccgaatggatcaccacagttttgaaaacaataacggggtcagccaactacataatcaaaataagaaatCACAGATACACAATCCAATCCAAATTGTAGTAAACTAGTAACCACCCTCCAAACTCCAATAGTAACCAGTAACCGGCTACAATCGACTATACACCGATGTGTGTAGCCCTGTCAggttacccatcacaacaggtaaccCTTGCCGCTAGTGGGGACCGCAGTCGTTatacctaagccccactcatcacaACGAGTGAACCCAGCTCATTGATGTGCACATCGCCCTTGTGATgggagccacaaggggcgaacatggggCTGGAACCATCTTCCGAAAATGGTCCCACAACAACAACCGAACACAGTACAATCTCAATCACAATGATAACAATACCAACAATCAATTACAATCACATCTTATAATCAATTATACAACTGACTGAGTAGGGAACccttaccttttcgcaatccgttACACTAtagccaatcatacaaatgcacaatgAGTACTACATCATCatctacaacaatgataatcaaacaatacTAATCACAACCAACACAATCAATCACTACCCCCAATCCAACCAAAATTAGGGTTTGCATCTTCTCTAAATAACAACCATAAActaaaaaataaactaaaataagaaATACCTGACTTACCCACGCTATTGACACGGAAACGAGATGCAAGAATCCACAATTGATCAATCTAGGCTTAGGAGATGATGAGGATGATTAGAGAAGAATGAAActgtaatacccggatattttGGGACCCGTAAAGGAACCTTCGAATGCGTGATAAGACCTTGTGCTAGACGAGAGACCACTCGGAAGTGAATTATGACTATAAAGGGGACCGAGaataacctatactagacttagtggagttgttataatgtccgcctatagaagagtcgtcttaaaactgtcataacttgatatctagacatgatattgatgtaatttcaattggaggtgatagcttgttctcttacaaTTCCTACGGTAGGTCACATGCCAAAAATGACCAAAAAACGAGTGAGATATAagtgttttacgaaaactggtcattgctAAGAAATGCGTCGCACTCGACCAAGTGAGgttcactcgaccaagtggactaAGCACTAGATCGAGTGAGTAACACTTGCCCGAGTGGCACTGAATCAGAACACGGGATAAAGAAATCTTATCCCtttatcctcattcattctatcttcttccttatctctccaaactctctcccttctctctaaaaccctcagaAACACCATATTAGGGAATTCAAGCTTGTTCTAAGGGATTGTTCACCTTATTCATCACCCTTTCCACCTTGTAAGTCAAGATCTAACCTTTCTTATCTTgtagtaaaccctaacttttgggggttttgatttgagtaATTATTGAAACAGACGATCAAGACAAGCTGCATAAACTTGAAAATCTGTCTACAAATCCTCCTGTTTGATTTTGTTCTCAGTAAAAGCAATGATTTGAAGAATAGACTGAATAATAGCAAAAGAAAAACAATGAATAAAAATACAAATCCTCAAAATTATTAGGCATGGCTTTTAAGCAACATCAGAATTTCGTCAGACAAAAAAAAACTTGTCCGGTTACGCAAGCTTTATGCTAAGAAGTATGGACTCCCAACATTCCAAGTTCTGGCTGTCATCCATTACTGAGGCACGCAAAGACCAAGCTCTACAAAATCATGAAACCACAAGCCTTTGTCATATAACACGCTTCATAATGTATTAATTACGACAAATAGGAGGATATGATTATCGAATCGTGAACTCCAGAGAAAAAAACATGTTACTAGACTTTGTTCAGAAAAATATTTAATTAAGTGAAAGCTAAGCAGCTGAGAAAACAATACCTAGGAAAATGACGAtcaatgaaaaaattgaaaaataccgGAAAATCgaaaataaatcatcaaacaaaataaCACAAATGAATCCATTGCCTAAACTGCAAAACATATGCCATAATTTAACATTAGCCTTTCTTATGTAATACTATTAGATAGATAAGCTTATTGACAACACTAAATCATATGAGGGGTTCTTAAGGAATTTCACATATGATGGTTTTTAACGATCAAAGGATAACTATCTTAAACTATCACTAAATCATTGTGCCTGGAAGCCTGAATTCAGCAACTGGTCCTATCAGCATTAGCACAATTATTGACTAA
The Silene latifolia isolate original U9 population chromosome 11, ASM4854445v1, whole genome shotgun sequence genome window above contains:
- the LOC141614499 gene encoding uncharacterized protein LOC141614499; protein product: MFRVHFMEYNAQYVHMKIDSLLDKGVFYLTMVYAFNGIHERAPLWDHLRKIAGQVQGPWAIAGDFNCVMSANERIGGNATAAEMDPFRGCMEDCEVVDIAVIGSLYTWNNKQRPEERIYSRLDRFLVNKAWCDHFPNLYAHFLPEGLFDHSPCLIGSNQRMKGKNSFKLVNKLKCLKPELLKFNMDGFSDIEQTTGILQKKVEGLQKQLGQDPTNLALIQQEYEASQELKFLSTAKDSFLYQKAKSLWTKEGDSNSAYFHNSIKKRKKSK